Proteins co-encoded in one Malus domestica chromosome 09, GDT2T_hap1 genomic window:
- the LOC103443603 gene encoding histone acetyltransferase HAC1: MNVQTHMSGHISGQVPNQAGSQMPVLSQHNGSALAPQMQNLGGPARAMSNMDPEFMRARHIVQERIRQIIQQRQFSQPMNDMKLRGIVQKLDECLLKSARDKDDYMNPETLESRLQNLIKRPSNQSQQYQQAVNSSSPAGTMIPTPGMSHNGNPNMMVTSMDASMNTARGSTGIAPTTVNTGNLVPTGAIHGGSFNRSDGSLSNGYQQSPASFSIGTGGNMSSMGVQRMASQMIPTPGFSSSNNQSYMNSDSSNNGGGFSSVDSSMVTQPQQQKQHIGGQNSRILHSLGSQMNSGIRSGMQQKSYGLPNGALNGGLGFGNSLPVVNDSGTSEGYLTSTPHANSSKPLQQHFDQHQRPVMQGDSYGVSNADSFGSGNYYGAATSVGSMLNPQNLNSVSSTPMSKAISPLINSQSNVHAAQQSVHAKPQQLDQLEKMNFQTPLSSRDNIFQSHQQQQFQQQPNQYQQQPNQYQQQQQLGHQQRQQKQQNQQSQHMLNNDAFGHSQITPDVSSQANRGVDHHSEVMHQQGTEQFQLSEMHNQFHQHPADDRLRNAQHIPSSQHGISSSLSQTSQQMQQILHPHQLVAESRNDFSSLSAGAQSEPVLQDQWHPQSQDGSHRQVNISHEQHLQEDFHQRISGKDEAQCNNLSSEGTNAVQTISSRSTSRPPNSSSAVIGSSNGNREKQFKNQQRWLLFLRHARCCSAREGKCRELNCVTVQKLLKHMVTCNLPQCPHPRCHVTKKLVDHNKKCKDPACPVCPPVRNFLLTHPNKAQNRQVSDSGLQNSTNGSCKAYDSEDTSARLVLKTNPAVETSEDRQPSIKRMKIEQSSQPVHPDSVSSAVKASVVIEPHVPQDLQIQDYQHGEISMPLKSEIAEVKMEVPSSSGQGSADEMKYSVEDKGNQRHDGESVSYNESAGLAKQENIKHEKETDPAKHENATHTVENAAGTKSGKPKIKGVSMTELFTPEQVRAHITGLRQWVGQSKAKAEKNQAMEHAMSENSCQLCAVEKLTFEPPPIYCTPCGARIKRNATYYTMGAGDTRHYFCIPCYNEARGDMIVVDGTNIPKARLEKKKNDEETEEWWVQCDKCEAWQHQICALFNGRRNDGGQAEYTCPNCYIQEVERGERKPLPQSAVLGAKDLPKTILSDHIEQRLFKKLKVERQERARQQGKSYDEVPGAESLVIRVVSSVDKKLEVKQRFLEIFQEENYPTEFPYKSKVVLLFQKIEGVEVCLFGMYVQEFGAESQFPNQRRVYLSYLDSVKYFRPEVKAVTGEALRTYVYHEILIGYLEYCKLRGFTSCYIWACPPLKGEDYILYCHPEIQKTPKSDKLREWYLAMLRKAAKEGIVAELTNLYDHFFVTTAECKAKVTAARLPYFDGDYWPGAAEDLIYQMRQEEDGRKQNKKGSTKKTITKRALKASGQTDLSANASKDLLLMHKLGETISPMKEDFIMVHLQYACSHCCILMVSGNRWSCTQCRNFQLCDKCYEAEQKREERERHPINQREKHELRPFQITDVPVDTKDKDEILESEFFDTRQAFLSLCQGNHYQYDTLRRAKHSSMMVLYHLHNPTAPAFVTTCNICHLDIETGQGWRCEVCPEYDVCNNCYQKEGGVDHHHKLTNHPSIADRDAQNKEARQMRVVQLRKMLDLLVHASQCRSAQCQYPNCRKVKGLFRHGIQCKVRASGGCVLCKKMWYLLQLHARACKVSECHVPRCRDLKEHLRRLQQQSDSRRRAAVMEMMRQRAAELHNSSG; the protein is encoded by the exons ATGAATGTGCAGACACACATGTCAGGACACATATCGGGGCAAGTGCCCAATCAGGCAGGATCTCAGATGCCTGTGCTCTCCCAGCATAATGGAAGTGCCCTTGCTCCCCAAATGCAAAATTTAGGTGGGCCTGCTCGTGCTATGTCCAACATGGATCCTGAATTTATGAGGGCACGCCATATTGTGCAGGAAAGAAT ACGCCAAATTATACAGCAGCGACAATTTTCCCAGCCAATGAATGACATGAAGTTAAGGGGGATTGTTCAAAAATTGGATGAGTGTTTATTGAAAAGTGCTCGGGACAAg GACGACTATATGAACCCAGAAACGTTAGAGAGTCGTTTGCAAAATTTGATTAAGCGACCCTCAAATCAAAGCCAACAGTATCAACAGGCTGTTAATTCTTCCTCTCCTGCTGGTACGATGATACCAACACCCGGTATGTCACACAATGGGAATCCAAATATGATGGTTACTTCTATGGATGCTTCTATGAACACTGCTAGAGGTAGTACTGGCATAGCGCCTACTACAGTCAACACAGGAAACCTGGTGCCCACTGGTGCCATACATGGCGGTTCATTCAATAGATCTGATG gttctTTGTCTAATGGCTATCAGCAGTCTCCTGCCAGTTTCTCCATTGGTACTGGAGGGAACATGTCATCAATGGGTGTGCAAAGAATGGCTAGCCAAATGATTCCTACCCCTGGGTTTAGTAGCAGTAATAATCAGTCTTACATGAATTCGGATTCTTCTAATAATGGAGGTGGGTTCTCTAGTGTTGATTCTTCAATGGTAACACAACCACAACAGCAAAAGCAGCATATTGGTGGTCAAAATAGCCGTATACTTCATAGCCTTGGCAGCCAAATGAATAGTGGAATAAGGTCTGGCATGCAGCAGAAATCATATGGGTTGCCAAATGGGGCTCTAAATGGTGGGTTGGGATTTGGGAACAGTTTACCAGTTGTTAATGATTCTGGCACTTCTGAGGGCTATCTAACCTCAACGCCCCACGCTAACTCTTCCAAACCATTACAACAGCACTTTGATCAACATCAGCGGCCGGTAATGCAAG GTGATAGCTATGGAGTGAGTAATGCAGATTCTTTTGGTTCTGGAAACTACTATGGTGCTGCGACCTCTGTTGGGTCAATGCTGAATCCTCAGAATTTGAATTCAGTCAGCTCGACACCCATGTCCAAGGCCATCTCTCCCCTTATAAATAGTCAGTCAAATGTACATGCTGCCCAGCAAAGTGTCCATGCGAAGCCTCAACAACTTGATCAATTGGAAAAGATGAATTTCCAAACTCCACTATCTTCAAGAGATAATATTTTCCAGTCTCATCAACAGCAACAATTTCAACAGCAACCTAATCAGTATCAACAGCAACCTAACCAGTATCAACAGCAGCAGCAATTAGGTCACCAACAACGTCAACAGAAGCAGCAAAATCAGCAGTCCCAGCATATGTTAAACAATGATGCTTTTGGTCATTCTCAGATCACACCTGATGTAAGTAGTCAAGCGAACCGTGGTGTGGACCACCATAGTGAAGTTATGCACCAACAAGGTACAGAGCAGTTCCAATTATCAGAGATGCATAACCAATTCCATCAGCACCCTGCTGATGATCGATTGAGGAATGCTCAGCATATCCCATCCAGTCAACATGGTATCTCCTCTTCGTTGTCTCAAACTTCCCAGCAAATGCAACAGATATTGCATCCTCACCAATTGGTTGCAGAGTCTCGAAATGATTTCAGCTCTCTTTCTGCTGGAGCTCAATCAGAACCAGTACTGCAGGATCAATGGCATCCTCAGTCACAAGATGGGAGTCACAGACAGGTCAACATTTCCCATGAGCAGCATCTCCAGGAAGATTTCCATCAGAGGATATCTGGGAAAGATGAAGCCCAATGTAATAATTTGTCTTCAGAAGGAACAAATGCTGTTCAAACAATTTCATCTAGAAGCACGTCTCGTCCCCCCAATTCATCGAGTGCTGTTATTGGATCTTCTAATGGCAATCGGGAGAAACAGTTCAAAAATCAACAGAGGTGGCTTTTGTTCTTGCGCCATGCTCGTTGTTGTTCAGCCCGTGAAGGGAAATGTCGCGAACTTAATTGTGTAACTGTTCAAAAACTGTTGAAGCACATGGTAACATGCAATTTACCTCAATGCCCACATCCTCGTTGTCACGTTACCAAGAAATTGGTTGATCATAACAAGAAATGCAAGGACCCAGCTTGCCCTGTTTGCCCTCCTGTTAGGAATTTTCTGCTGACGCATCCGAATAAGGCACAGAATCGTCAAGTTTCTGATTCTGGTTTGCAGAATTCAACAAATGGATCATGTAAAGCCTATGATAGTGAAGACACTTCAGCTAGATTGGTTTTGAAGACAAATCCGGCTGTTGAAACTTCTGAAGACAGGCAACCTTCTATAAAACGCATGAAGATAGAGCAGTCCTCTCAACCTGTTCATCCTGATAGTGTTAGTTCTGCAGTAAAAGCTTCTGTGGTTATTGAACCCCATGTACCCCAGGATTTACAGATCCAGGATTACCAACATGGAGAGATTTCTATGCCACTCAAGTCTGAGATTGCAGAAGTGAAAATGGAAGTTCCTTCAAGTTCTGGACAAGGGAGTGCTGATGAGATGAAGTATAGTGTTGAGGATAAGGGCAATCAAAGGCATGATGGTGAATCTGTCTCATATAATGAGTCCGCTGGTTTAGCTAAGCAAGAAAACATCAAACATGAGAAAGAAACTGATCCAGCTAAACATGAAAATGCTACGCATACTGTGGAAAATGCAGCTGGAACAAAGTCTGGGAAGCCTAAAATAAAGGGGGTATCAATGACTGAACTGTTCACTCCGGAGCAAGTTAGGGCTCACATTACAGGTCTCAGGCAGTGGGTTGGCCAG aGCAAAGCAAAGGCAGAGAAGAATCAAGCAATGGAGCATGCCATGAGTGAGAACTCCTGTCAGTTGTGTGCAGTTGAGAAGCTTACATTTGAGCCACCGCCAATATATTGCACACCTTGCGGTGCTCGTATCAAGCGCAATGCAACGTACTATACAATGGGGGCTGGTGACACACGACATTATTTCTGTATTCCATGCTATAACGAGGCTCGTGGAGACATGATAGTTGTTGATGGGACTAACATTCCAAAGGCAAggctagagaagaagaaaaatgacgAGGAGACTGAAGAATGG TGGGTCCAATGTGACAAATGTGAAGCTTGGCAACATCAAATTTGTGCTTTGTTTAATGGCCGAAGGAATGATGGTGGGCAAGCTGAATATACTTGCCCTAATTGTTATATACAAGAGGTTGAAAGGGGAGAGCGTAAACCTTTACCACAGAGTGCTGTTCTCGGGGCCAAAGATTTGCCGAAGACAATACTAAGCGACCACATAGAGCAACGGTTATTTAAGAAACTGAAGGTGGAAAGACAAGAGAGGGCGAGGCAGCAAGGAAAGAGTTATGATGAG GTTCCTGGGGCAGAATCGCTTGTAATCAGGGTTGTTTCATCGGttgacaaaaaattggaagtaaaGCAGCGGTTTCTTGAAATTTTTCAGGAAGAAAATTATCCAACAGAGTTCCCATATAAATCTAAG GTTGTATTGTTGTTTCAGAAAATTGAAGGTGTAGAAGTATGCCTATTTGGCATGTATGTTCAAGAATTTGGAGCTGAAAGCCAGTTTCCGAATCAGCGCCGTGTATATCTATCGTACTTGGATTCTGTTAAGTATTTCAGGCCCGAGGTTAAAGCGGTGACGGGAGAGGCTCTCCGCACTTATGTTTATCATGAAATTCTG ATTGGGTACCTTGAATATTGCAAGCTACGAGGGTTTACAAGCTGCTATATATGGGCTTGCCCTCCGTTGAAGGGTGAAGATTATATTCTATATTGTCATCCGGAGATTCAGAAAACACCAAAATCTGATAAGCTTCGTGAATG GTATTTGGCAATGCTTAGGAAAGCTGCCAAGGAGGGCATTGTTGCTGAACTCACTAATCTATATGACCATTTCTTTGTAACCACAGCTGAATGCAAGGCCAAAGTCACTGCAGCTAGGCTGCCCTATTTTGATGGTGACTACTGGCCTGGTGCAGCCGAGGATCTGATTTATCAGATGCGTCAAGAAGAGGACGGGAGAAAACAGAATAAGAAAGGATCGACCAAAAAGACTATAACAAAAAGGGCTCTAAAAGCATCTGGTCAAACTGATCTTTCTGCTAATGCGTCAAAGGATCTGCTTCTAATGCACAAA CTTGGTGAAACCATTTCGCCAATGAAGGAGGATTTCATCATGGTTCATTTGCAGTACGCATGCTCTCACTGTTGTATACTAATGGTATCAGGAAACCGTTGGTCCTGCACTCAATGCAGAAATTTTCAGCTTTGTGATAA GTGTTATGAAGCAGAGCAAAAacgggaagaaagagagaggcaCCCTATCAATCAGAGGGAAAAGCATGAATTGCGTCCT TTTCAAATTACTGATGTACCTGTGGATACAAAGGACAAAGATGAAATTCTTGAGAGTGAATTCTTTGACACCAGACAGGCATTTCTCAGCCTTTGTCAAGGGAATCACTATCAGTATGATACTTTACGGCGGGCTAAACATTCCTCTATGATGGTCCTTTACCATCTTCATAACCCGACTGCTCCTGCGTTTGTGACAACATGCAATATATGTCATCTTGACATTGAAACAGGTCAAGGCTGGCGTTGTGAAGTTTGCCCTGAATACGATGTATGCAATAACTGTTATCAGAAGGAAGGCGGTGTAGATCATCATCATAAATTGACAAATCATCCATCCATCGCTGATCGCGatgcacaaaacaaagaagCTAGGCAAATGCGAGTTGTACAG CTTCGGAAAATGCTTGATCTTTTGGTGCATGCATCACAGTGTCGTTCTGCACAATGTCAGTACCCCAATTGCCGCAAGGTGAAGGGACTTTTCCGCCATGGAATTCAATGCAAAGTCCGTGCATCTGGAGGATGCGTTCTCTGTAAGaaaatgtggtatcttcttcAACTTCATGCTCGAGCTTGCAAAGTATCCGAGTGCCATGTGCCGCGTTGCAG AGATTTGAAGGAGCATTTGAGGAGACTGCAACAGCAGTCTGATTCAAGAAGAAGAGCCGCTGTGATGGAGATGATGAGACAGAGAGCTGCTGAGCTACACAACAGTTCTGGGTGA